A single window of Rhodamnia argentea isolate NSW1041297 chromosome 5, ASM2092103v1, whole genome shotgun sequence DNA harbors:
- the LOC115751417 gene encoding pyruvate kinase 1, cytosolic-like — MHANNLLLEEPIRMASILEPSKPTFFPAMTKIVGTLGPKSRSADIISSCLNAGMSVARFDFSWGDAEFHQETLENLKAAIKSTKKLCAVMLDTIGPELQAVNKTEHPIPLEADTLLVLTPDQNKEATSNLLPINFTGLSKAVKKGDTIFIGQYLFTGSETTSVWLEVTEVNGEDVVCIIKNSAVLAGSLYTLHVSQIRIDLPTLTDKDKEVISTWGVRNNIDFLSLSYTRHAEDIRHARQFLSKLGELHQTQIFAKIENVEGLNHFDEILQEADGIIISRGNLGIDLPPEKVFLFQKAAVYKCNMAGKPAVVTRVVDSMTDNLRPTRAEATDVANAILDGSDAILLGAETLRGLYPVETISIVGKICAEAEKVFNQDSYFKKTVKCVGEPMSHLESIASSAVRAAIKVKASVIICFTSSGRAARLIAKYRPTMPVISVVVPRLKTNQLRWTFSGAFEARQSLIVRGLFPMLADPRHPAESTSATNESILKVALDHGKASGLIKAHDRVVVCQKVGDASVVKIIELDD; from the exons ATGCACGCCAACAACTTGCTTCTCGAGGAGCCTATAAGGATGGCTTCGATTCTGGAGCCGTCGAAGCCT ACATTCTTTCCAGCAATGACGAAGATAGTGGGGACTCTCGGTCCAAAATCACGATCAGCCGATATAATCTCTAGCTGCTTGAATGCTGGAATGTCTG TGGCACGATTTGATTTCTCTTGGGGCGATGCTGAATTCCACCAAGAAACATTGGAAAATCTGAAGGCAGCTATTAAGAGCACGAAAAAGCTATGCGCA GTTATGCTTGATACAATCGGCCCAGAGTTGCAGGCAGTGAATAAGACGGAGCACCCCATTCCCCTTGAGGCAGACACATTACTTGTCCTAACACCAGATCAAAACAAAGAGGCCACTTCAAATCTCTTACCAATCAACTTCACTGGACTCTCAAAG GCAGTGAAAAAGGGAGACACTATATTTATTGGCCAGTATCTGTTCACAGGAAGTGAAACCACTTCTGTGTGGTTGGAG GTCACAGAGGTCAATGGTGAAGATGTGGTTTGCATCATAAAGAACTCTGCTGTGTTGGCAGGGTCTCTATACACTCTCCACGTCTCTCAAATTCGCATAGATTTGCCTACACTTACTGATAAAGATAAGGAG gtCATTAGCACATGGGGTGTCCGAAACAACATAGACTTTCTCTCACTTTCATACACTCGACATGCTGAAGATATTCGTCAT GCTCGTCAGTTCCTGTCTAAATTGGGTGAGCTCCATCAGACTCAAATTTTTGCTAAGATAGAGAACGTTGAG GGTCTAAATCACTTTGATGAGATCCTCCAAGAAGCTGATGGCATCATAATATCTCGTGGAAATTTGGGGATTGATCTACCTCCAGAGAAG GTATTTCTCTTCCAGAAGGCCGCTGTTTACAAATGTAACATGGCTGGGAAGCCGGCGGTCGTCACTCGTGTTGTTGACAGCATGACTGATAACCTGAGGCCCACCCGTGCTGAAGCGACTGATGTTGCCAATGCCATTTTGGATG GAAGTGATGCTATTCTTCTTGGTGCGGAGACACTGCGAGGATTATACCCTGTGGAGACCATTTCAATTGTCGGAAAGATATGTGCTGAG GCAGAGAAAGTCTTCAATCAAGATTCTTATTTCAAGAAGACTGTCAAATGTGTGGGGGAGCCAATGAGCCACTTAGAGTCCATTGCTTCATCTGCA GTGCGTGCTGCCATCAAGGTGAAGGCCTCAGTAATTATATGCTTCACTTCTTCAGGAAGAGCTGCGAG GCTAATTGCAAAGTATAGGCCCACAATGCCAGTGATCTCTGTGGTCGTTCCTCGACTCAAGACCAATCAGCTGCGATGGACTTTTAGTGGTGCCTTCGAG GCAAGGCAATCTCTTATTGTCCGAGGCCTATTTCCCATGCTTGCTGATCCTCGACATCCT GCCGAGTCTACAAGCGCAACGAATGAATCAATTCTGAAGGTGGCTCTGGACCACGGGAAGGCGTCAGGTCTCATAAAGGCTCATGATCGCGTAGTCGTCTGCCAAAAAGTGGGCGATGCCTCAGTGGTCAAGATCATTGAGCTTGACGATTAG